The following DNA comes from Palaemon carinicauda isolate YSFRI2023 chromosome 27, ASM3689809v2, whole genome shotgun sequence.
AGGTAAGAATTGTAGAACATAAGAGGATCTTATTGCTTCTGTCTGCCAAATCAACCATTGTCCAAATGCTTATCTTTCCTGGTTAAAAGATTGGTCACAGAAGCTCCAAAGATATTGTTTCAAAGTTGGTGggaaaatatgtaaattagatttcATGATATCAAGAGTGCAACAACATCACTGAAATTTTGTAGGAATCTGCCTTTGGGAAGAGTTTTGGCTGCAGATCAGAGCTTACCAAATCGTATTTGCTAAATATTCTCATAGAGAATCTTGGTCTCTTATCAACTTACGGGCATTTAGATACCATATTAGCAGCTGAGGATGTTTTAAAACAGTTAATTTTCTTTAAGTTTTATGAATTAGTcttaaaaatatttagaataaccGTAGTTATAACTGTTTAGTACTAAGGCACTACACCATTAGGTAAGTCTGGTGTATTGATGAATATTATTTTTGTACAGGTACTTTAAATTTTTGATCTCTCTCCTTCATAACCCATCTTCATCAAAGTATATGAACATCAGTGGAGGCTCATAGAAATTTAGTGAAGTTTGATGATGAAATTTGATTTGTGAATactgtactcacctgatgttcatatacagtacatattcccCTTCTCTCCACTGACTAATGTGGTTAAGAACATAGGATATTAGCTTTGACTCTGAAACTGAATTAGATTTACATAAACCACCAGATGTCACCTTGGTGGGCAAGAGGTATGTCCTCTTGAAAGGGAAAAATGGGAAAATTTCAGCTTTTTGGCGGTAAGGTCAATATTGAGTCAGCTTCAAGGACAAAGCAGTATGAAAaggtaagtatagaaataacaaattttattaatgaaattaattatttttgccTTCTTAGGTTGAAGGCATTTCTCCCAAGTACACAGAAGAACTGAGAAGCTTGATTCATTCTCTGTTAAGCCGTAACCCTAACATTCGTCCAAGTGCTTCCCAGATTCTATGCAAACCTTTTATACGGGACCATATTTCAACCTTCCTAAAGGATACAATGACTCCATCTTATTTAGAGGACAAGAAAGATTGTGAACATCCTTTTAAGGAGAATATTTGTTACTTACCCCAAAATAATAGTGTTGAATGTAGACATAGCGaggaagaaaaatatttagaaaacaagGTGCCAAATCAGTTTGTTAAAAGATGCTGTGAGATTCTGCCGACAGAATTTTCATCTTTGCACATAACAGGAGATaaaatgaaattagagtgcagGTCTCGGATAGAAGCGAAGCCTAGTGGTGTAAAGGAGTGTCACTGTAAACGTCGAGAAAAGGTTGATGTAAATGCTGCTGGTCAAATTGGATCACAGTCTCGTAGGAGACGGCGCATTAAAAAGGCACCATCTTCTGAAAATGAAGTTCATGAGAATAGAATTAACAGTTCTGAGGAATTAGATAGCTTTTATGAATCTCCAGAATTTTCGCAGTTGCCAGGAAACCATTGCATCCCTCAATCTTCTGCACGGgaaagaagaagacagagaagatACAAGGAAGCTGAGAATAGAGGCTGTAATGATCCACCAGATGAATCTAGTCTTGAAGAGCCTAATTCTGATATCGATGAGACTAAAGATCCTGATTCCAACAGCAATGAAAGAGAAAGTGAGAATGAACTCTCTCCAAGGAGACAATACACGGAAGGAGCTTGCACTGAAAATGTCTGTTCTGTGAAACCAGATTGCTTAGAGGACTTTGTTAGCATGCTTGATTCAACGCTGAAAGACTCTATCAGTTGTGAAAGTGATATAACAGAAGAGATAAAAAGTAATGTTACTAGTGATTATGGCATGGATCTCTCTAGCAGATTGTCGATGTTAGAAGAAACATTGAAGAAAAATATTGATGAGGTAAAGTATTTTCAGTTTCTGTATTGAATGTTGACTTCTTTTTACTttagatacatatactgtactgtatttattgcTGCTTTGTGTATTTTCTTTGTACAATACTCATCTAGTATTAAGAGTTAGGACAATTACAAATACTTGCAATACAGTACTGTggcttgtatatattgtatatttaatacTGCAGAGGATATTCAAAGCAAAACTCTAATTATAAGGGCAAGATAAGACTAGTTAAACAAGAGAATTATAGAGCGGTATAATAGTATAATTCATTTCAATAACCCTTACCTAGTAATGTATTCATGTAGCACTGTGTCTTAAGCTTTGCTTGAGGTTGgcagaatagagaaaaaaatagaagttCCTAGTCCAGTAACCTATCCCTTGAGGCTCACATTCTTCAGAAGCAGGTGATGTTTGTGAGGCCTAGTTATGATAATCACTCTTGCTTCTGTTTTCCGGGACTAGAGGCCATTTGTGTTGCTACAAAAATAAAATCCACGCTACATCGGTTTTCCAAACCTGACGTCAAGTTTCTGTttcataaaataatgattaaatgctGTAATGTACATTACTGGgcttcacatggaagcttattaatgtaAGTGTCTGGTTTTTATAAAGTAATAGCAGTTTATAAGCACAGAATTTTTTGTGTTCAGTATGAGTATAGGGAACATATAGTCTCTTTATATGGAGAAAATCTGACCTCTGTCAAAAATCATCTTACGTAAAGTCTCTTGGAATCAATTAACAATCTGTGCTGGAAAACATTCTTGTATGGCACCACCTATAGTATCAGTTAGTCCTTTTAAGATATTCTTGGTGCTCGCCTTCAGTACCACATACACTCAAGTTGCCTGTCCCATTTGCATATTTAGAAGGGTGAATGTAAGCAAAAAATAAAGTCAGGGTTAATAATGGTAAAAGTATatggtaaatatttatatgtaccatTCACTATTGCATGTGATTTGTAGTACCCGTACAACATAATATGAGCTAtggtttaatttttcctttgtagCTTATTTTACCATCCTTTGTTTTAACACTTTTTGTGTGATATAATCATGAAATGTAATTGGTTTCCTATATGAGGCCAATATAAAGAGCCATGGCtattattttttatgagttttttttttattaattataaagttAATGTGCATCAAATTCCTATAAGGAGATTATTCCTTTTCATTTTGTGTCAAAGATCATTATGGtttttaaattttgtaaatttttatttaaagAAGTTTCATTCTATCATGTAGACATCAAATGAAATAATGGATATAAAATTCATCTATGCATTACTGATTGACTATTTTAATCTTTTACTTTGGTATTCTGTATCTGATAAATAGTGTACTTCATAATTTTTAGGAGCAAGCTGGTTTGATCTTATCCCTAATCAAATCTGGATCTTGGGAGGACTGGGAGGAGCAGCGCGAGCGGGCACGTTGCTTGCTTGGCGATGAGAAATTTGATGCTGTGTCGTCAACTCTCTGTCATGTGAAGTTATGTTTTTGTTTTACGCAAGAGTGATGCTGTTACGAAGAAAAGTGGTTGGTTGTTATGTAAGTTTTCTGTCTGTCATTGGAAATATTGTCATCTTCTCAAAGTTTTTCCCATATTGGGAAATATTTTATGAAGGTTATGCATAACAGTTTCTTAGAATCTTTCTAACGATCATCAATCAATAGATATGATAATCTTTGAGAAATTATATGATTTTCTATGGTAATATTTGATCCCACTTATATGTTTGTATTCGAGAATAaacaataatttctaaaaaaagaaaaaaacagaaagacTAAACGGGAACTAGATAAGCCTTAGAATTACTGAGAAATTGTAATTACACATGCTTATGAAAAAGATAATCAGGAAactgtactatacagtatatatagtatattcatcatTGCCACCATCTTGAGAACTTTATATAATCTTTCTTGAAAATCAataaatgtttatttacatatacagtatagagagatagatagatacacacacacacacacacacacacacacacatatatatatatatatatatatatatatatatatatatatatatatatattaatttattttaactTAATATATTACTGTAGTGCCATTTTCTAGTACCTGTGCCTGCATGTGTAATAATATTCTGTACTTCAAGgaacaaagatatatttttttatgaaatcatatatattatttcattgtgtatatatgtatataaagtaaactattgtatttattttAATCACATATGTGGAAATAGAATAATTTGTCTTGAGCATTTTGTAATATGCTTTCGTTTGACTTCCCTTTGTTATGGCAAAATAGAGGTTGCTTGTTATGCAAGCAGGACAACAGAAAAATTGGTAATGTCTTTTTGGGATTACTTATTTTGCTAGTTGTAACTATCATGAGTAATTTAACAGGACCACTAACATGTTATTGTGAGGGGGAACTTTTGGTAGTCAAGGTCAAGGTGgatgtttataatttcatttttaaatctaTCCATTGTAAGGCATGGAAAAACAAGCTCTAGATTGTACTTGGAGAGATTGGGATTCAAGATTATGTAGATCCTTTACCTTATTATGGAAGATTGTGGGGGTATTCTTCAGCATTATGTCTCCCAAGACATAGAAAATTATTggctaactttatttttttttctgtcactttCATGAAAGCGGGCAAATAACAGTTGAGATACATTGCTTCATACTTTAGTATTTGAGCAATAATTGCAGGCCTTTTTTGTATCCTCAAACCTGAATGCAACTCAATATCACCTTGCTTATTATGAATATTACAGTCTAAACATTTCCCTAGTCTACAGTGAAAAGCCATCTATGAAGAAAGTAAAGAAGCTTCAATAGTAATACTGTACATGATGAAGCTGCATATTCATGTACTGTTTGGCAATTGTATGAAATACAAAGGCTTGCTTATAAAGCATGTTTTAATGTAAAgaaaacaatattagaaatattTCTGTATCATTACAGCAGAATGgtgtaaaaatagtattaatagagGTACTGTATAGTATAACAGTAAATTGTTTCTAGCAGTCATAGTGCAGTGTAGGTGGAACTAAAGGTTCGTTAAAAGGCCCCATCAGGCCCAATTTATAGTGAGGTGCAGTAAAGGCACTGGTCTTCACACTGTTCCTTCAGCCCCCGAGCTTCAAACACCCTGAGGACTTCTACTGTACCTTCATTCCTGCTTCTTGTTTGGTCTCATGGTGTCTATCCTCTTCCAACTTTCCCCTCAAAGTACAAGTGCAACCCATCTCATTTACACCTTAATGCAGAGTAGCCTCCCCGACCGCAGTGCCAAGCCATACCTACCTCAATGCCAGGCCACATGGCAAAACTTGCTGTGTTAATTGCAGGGCAAGGCCCAAAATCCATAAGTCCAATGTTTAGTATAGATTGTTCtctgtattccccccccccccttttttttcttaacCAACCAGGTTCTTTTGCATTACTTGCTTTGATTTTTAACTTCAAACAATTTATGTGATTTATAAAATCCTTTCCATGTCTCTTTTAGGCTGTTGTCACTAGAGCAAAACATTTTTGCAAACACCAGTAATACTTTGCCTTATGAAAAGTACCCCAACCCACCATTTTAGAACTAAACACCATTGGCATAAGGTAAGAATAACCACTTAGAACAGTTAAAAGATCAAAAGGCAAGCTTGTTTTTTAAATGCGGGCTGTTGAGCTCATTAACTTAGTACTAAAACTTTTAAAAGTCATTGCATGGAAAACTTGAAAATTTGGAAGCATGTATCTAAGCTTAtgtaagaaaacaaaaaaatctttttactaaaaaaaaaaaaatgtaccgtgCAAACTGTCAGTGATATGACTTCAAGTTAAAAACCAGTATATTTTTTTGTTACAATGAAGTAATATATTGAGGTACCCATAGTTATGTCATCAAACTAAAGGGAAATGAATAATATAAGCAGTTTACTTGCTTTTGGATGGCCATAGTGTTTATAACACTTAAATTGAGTAATCTGCAAATATTGAGGACCCTACAGGAGAAATATACCACATGTGACTGAAGTGAAATTTTTCAATATCTGCGTTTTCAAAAGGCCTATTAACACATACTGTCGTAAGAAAAAACTTGAGATTTTCAGTTATgatgaagaatgaaaataatacaGACTATGATTAATttaataatgcaataataaatgcagGTAGTAtcttggtcaaggcaccagccacccattgaaatactactgctagagttattgatTTCTTTGGAGTATCACTGTATGTTGAATCCTCCTGGTTATTGCTCCATTTTCCCttacctacacatgcactgaatattcTTGCCCATTCTTAACACATTCTGTTTGTTTTATCATAAACCTGCCAACATTTCTGACACTTTCCATTCGCTGTTGTTGCGTATAcataattaaaaagtaaaaaatcacCGAAATAACCACTTAAATTGAGCAATCTTCAAATGTTGCATGACCCTGCGAGAGATATATACTTTTGTCAGATCCATATGAGCCATCCAAGTATACTTGATTGTGAGCAAATCAAGCCACAGTGGAACAAACATCAATTGATGTAAGTTACGTACTGTAGATTATAGGTAATTACATGATGCTTTAATTTCATGCCAAATACATATAATTTTCTAGCTGGCTATCTTGTGTTTTTTAGGCATCTGTGACCATTATACCATTATTAATTATAGTAGCCAGTTGGTTTTGATATTTCTTACTCAAAATCCTTTCCAAATGGGATCTCCCGCAACTGTTTTGATATAGCTAGCGACAGTAGGAAATTATAAACGACCGGTTGACACTAATATACCATGGTCAGAAATTAATAAAACAAGGTAAACAATTTGGAAAATAGTACAGTATCtggcaagaaaaaattaaaaccataTAGTTACTGAGTAATTTGTCTAGAAGAATGAGAAGAATTAATGTCGCTATTTCTTTTAGTTGGCCTAACATATGATATTCAGAGTAGATATTATACTGAGCAATTAGAAAAGATAAGGggataattattatatattctgCTTTTCACATATATAGAGAGAGgaaaatgtcaaaaagaaaaaaatatatttcgaaaattAAAATCACACAAGGTTTAGCAAATCAAAACAAAATGGAGAGGCGTTCCAAAGGAAAAATCATAATATTACTACTACAGTACCTTTAGTAAACAAAGTAATTGAGAAATCAAACCTTCATGCAAGATTTAGCAATTAAATTTACTAATTTTCATAGAATTAAAAAAACTCCCATAGAAATGACTAATAGCGCAGGTTTCTGGTTGTATATATAGTGATTGAGATAGGTTAAGTTTGGAAGACCTAAAATCGGTAAGGCATGTTGATTTACTCATTAATATTTGAATAGTGAAAGCTTTTAAATTAGTGATACATTTTTATGGTAGAGAATTAAGAAAAAGCAATTTAAACAATTGAAAATTTatggggatgtatgtatgatagctgcCACTTGTATGATTGATAACGGCTAacagaatatggcagtgtaagggaggtCGCAGGGTggctttaaaccccccccccccccaccattaggTAAGTCGgttaggacacggcttgtaggttaggttaggggggaaagtttaggttagttgatgaccATTTTTAATTCACACGGGAGTAacgccgctgatatacaaaggctccgagaaTTTATGCAGAGGGTGTTACCCCTCCCTCCAGTTAGGCAAGTGGGTAATGACGTGGTTTGTAGATTAGGATAGGGGAAGTTTAAGTTAATTGGTTTCCATTTACTATGCATTCAGGAGGACcttgccgctgatatacaaaggctccagttTATATAAGTAGATAACACAGTAGCCTACTATCTTGGGACCTTATTGCTTTGAAAACGTATATAGTAGCAGCTAAACAGGTGTGCAATTGAGTTCAAAGTTaacattttgtatttcattttatattttgacAAAATTGCAAAACTATTTTGACCAGTATATTTCAATAGAACTCTACTGTTATATTAGTTTGGACCTCATAACCATGATTATGGGTGTATTACTGCTTCATGTAACTGTTACGCTGTATGTTATTTATGAACCATTGgaatccgcaaaaaaaaaaaagaaacccttATCTTTTATATCATGCATTGGTTGGATACAATTTTATCGATAGACGCAGCTAATACTGATTTTTTTTGGCTTCCCCAGATGGAATTTGAAGCTGGATCATCTGTTCTGTTTGTCGGAGAAGGCGACTTTTCATTTACTGAAGCATTGAGCTGTCATCATAAACTTGCTTGTGACATCACACTGGTAGCTACAGGTTTTCATCAAGATGTCACAGAACGAGCTAATATCAACATACAGAAGCTAAAGGAAAGAGGTAagctcattctctctctcttttgagtatATTTTGAAAACAGAAAACTAACCCTAACCATCTAACCATACCTGACTTTCATTATGTGCTTATAATGAAGCTGATTTTATTAATATGATATtagtaactagtgtatgcgacctgccaaaaatgacggctagatatttagatagatatgcacgcacatgctcacacacagattcaactcttctcacCCCTTCCAACCTTTCCTAAATACTACACgtcagtttgggtaatttgtggaagattgtggtttccgattggTTACCACTCAGCATGACTGGAAAgaaacatactgtatacagtatatttatttatatacccatacacttgttctttattatatagggtaaatacagtactgtacattaatttgaAATGATAGCAATTCCACAAAACTTCAATAATTGTACTTAGAACTGTCTAGGAGAATTGTATTTGCAAAGAAGTCAAATTTCTCAATGTCTTTGTACGTCTGAATTTTTTAATTTGTGTTTTACTGTATATGACACTACAGTAAACACACAAAAATtgacattttcaatatttaacttagccggtgattataatagctgcaactctgttgctcgacagaaaaacgctacgga
Coding sequences within:
- the LOC137620627 gene encoding uncharacterized protein isoform X2, whose translation is MEDIEVIKEIGRGSYGSVWLVSRISDHRLLVLKSVKLSHLNAEEEKTARQEVHILAGLKHPNIVSYKGSFEMNHHLHLLMTYCEGGDLFTKIRQQHQTFFPEQQIIRWFIQITMALQYLHTLNILHRDLKTQNIFLTRSGLIKLGDFGIARVLNSSVDLATTMIGTPYYMSPELFSGIPYSYKSDIWALGCCLYELATLKHAFIARDLSALICRISRGKVEGISPKYTEELRSLIHSLLSRNPNIRPSASQILCKPFIRDHISTFLKDTMTPSYLEDKKDCEHPFKENICYLPQNNSVECRHSEEEKYLENKVPNQFVKRCCEILPTEFSSLHITGDKMKLECRSRIEAKPSGVKECHCKRREKVDVNAAGQIGSQSRRRRRIKKAPSSENEVHENRINSSEELDSFYESPEFSQLPGNHCIPQSSARERRRQRRYKEAENRGCNDPPDESSLEEPNSDIDETKDPDSNSNERESENELSPRRQYTEGACTENVCSVKPDCLEDFVSMLDSTLKDSISCESDITEEIKSNVTSDYGMDLSSRLSMLEETLKKNIDEEQAGLILSLIKSGSWEDWEEQRERARCLLGDEKFDAVSSTLCHVKLCFCFTQE
- the LOC137620627 gene encoding serine/threonine-protein kinase Nek4-like isoform X1, with product MYYHHGSKSNSDTTFQREFKMEDIEVIKEIGRGSYGSVWLVSRISDHRLLVLKSVKLSHLNAEEEKTARQEVHILAGLKHPNIVSYKGSFEMNHHLHLLMTYCEGGDLFTKIRQQHQTFFPEQQIIRWFIQITMALQYLHTLNILHRDLKTQNIFLTRSGLIKLGDFGIARVLNSSVDLATTMIGTPYYMSPELFSGIPYSYKSDIWALGCCLYELATLKHAFIARDLSALICRISRGKVEGISPKYTEELRSLIHSLLSRNPNIRPSASQILCKPFIRDHISTFLKDTMTPSYLEDKKDCEHPFKENICYLPQNNSVECRHSEEEKYLENKVPNQFVKRCCEILPTEFSSLHITGDKMKLECRSRIEAKPSGVKECHCKRREKVDVNAAGQIGSQSRRRRRIKKAPSSENEVHENRINSSEELDSFYESPEFSQLPGNHCIPQSSARERRRQRRYKEAENRGCNDPPDESSLEEPNSDIDETKDPDSNSNERESENELSPRRQYTEGACTENVCSVKPDCLEDFVSMLDSTLKDSISCESDITEEIKSNVTSDYGMDLSSRLSMLEETLKKNIDEEQAGLILSLIKSGSWEDWEEQRERARCLLGDEKFDAVSSTLCHVKLCFCFTQE